One Campylobacter sputorum subsp. sputorum DNA segment encodes these proteins:
- a CDS encoding DUF6980 family protein, whose amino-acid sequence MSKIKHCCHKMRQALKFNCDIHKNKYECPDALFSYSPKFDEYGIIIHDGGESEILIKFCPFCGAKLPPSKRNKWFNLMDRLGVDIHNDKIPKIYLDYGWWLK is encoded by the coding sequence ATGTCTAAAATAAAACATTGTTGCCATAAAATGAGACAAGCTTTAAAATTTAATTGTGATATTCATAAAAATAAATATGAATGTCCAGATGCATTATTTTCATATTCGCCAAAATTTGACGAGTATGGCATTATTATTCATGATGGTGGAGAAAGCGAAATTTTAATAAAATTTTGCCCTTTTTGTGGTGCAAAACTCCCACCATCTAAGAGAAATAAATGGTTTAATTTAATGGATAGGCTTGGAGTTGATATCCATAATGATAAAATACCAAAAATTTACTTGGATTATGGTTGGTGGCTTAAGTAA
- a CDS encoding colicin E3/pyocin S6 family cytotoxin: MIGYRGVVNVGPITTEGDGSKKLKAGIYHYETPPKDINDIFPNAKNVGSKSQRKRWIDEKNGNIYEWDYQHGDIEIYNKRGIHQGSINHKTKKEKPAVKGRKTNV; encoded by the coding sequence TTGATAGGGTATAGAGGTGTTGTAAATGTAGGACCTATTACAACTGAAGGCGATGGAAGTAAAAAACTAAAAGCTGGAATTTATCATTATGAAACGCCGCCAAAAGATATAAACGATATATTCCCAAATGCAAAAAATGTTGGTAGTAAAAGTCAAAGAAAAAGATGGATTGATGAGAAAAATGGAAATATTTACGAATGGGACTATCAGCATGGAGATATAGAAATTTATAATAAACGCGGAATACATCAAGGCTCAATTAATCATAAAACAAAAAAAGAAAAACCAGCTGTGAAAGGAAGAAAAACTAATGTCTAA